A single window of Collinsella aerofaciens DNA harbors:
- a CDS encoding Hsp20 family protein codes for MASMVPYRSVFGVRPSASSLFDLFDDMSDLANSSIASKAFPVDVEDKGDGYEVKAYLTGVAKDDIDVELNEGRLSISVNVEEDEENEGKNFLQKEFSSYSATRGVYLKDASSEGLSAKYADGILTVTVPKIVEKKNVTKISID; via the coding sequence ATGGCAAGCATGGTTCCTTATCGTTCGGTTTTTGGCGTTCGTCCCTCTGCTAGCTCGCTGTTCGATCTGTTTGATGATATGAGTGACCTGGCGAACAGCTCTATTGCCTCCAAGGCGTTTCCCGTTGACGTTGAGGATAAGGGCGATGGCTATGAGGTCAAGGCTTATCTGACCGGCGTCGCCAAGGACGATATCGATGTCGAGCTTAATGAGGGCCGTCTGTCCATTAGCGTGAATGTCGAGGAAGACGAGGAGAACGAGGGCAAGAACTTCCTGCAGAAGGAGTTCAGCTCGTACAGCGCGACGCGTGGCGTATATCTGAAGGACGCTTCGAGCGAGGGTCTCTCTGCTAAGTATGCTGACGGCATCCTGACCGTTACGGTTCCCAAGATCGTCGAGAAGAAGAACGTTACGAAGATCTCCATCGACTAA
- a CDS encoding MBL fold metallo-hydrolase, whose product MSRLHLHILGSGSKGNCALIEGPRGLIMIDDGLSRRETLKRMAELGLSADNVSALLITHEHSDHIKGLDVWCKHWHGPLFASRGTLSSKENLSHLPVEEFDPGDTLSITGIHMQTYSTSHDVINPVGYRFDALDDSIGIATDTGELSSQAMNTLKDCRVLALESNHDVTMLREGEYPRFLQERILSARGHLSNDQAAEAARELVTDRTEQLIAMHISQDNNRPSLTVKSYAKALAATLDDEVGSSATLLQGSRKLSIRPASQYQPTTIV is encoded by the coding sequence ATGTCTCGTCTGCACCTTCATATCCTTGGCAGCGGCTCAAAAGGCAACTGCGCGCTCATCGAAGGCCCCCGGGGGCTCATCATGATTGACGACGGTCTTTCTCGCCGCGAGACATTAAAGCGCATGGCAGAACTGGGGCTCTCGGCAGACAACGTCTCGGCTCTTCTCATTACTCATGAGCATAGCGATCACATCAAGGGTCTCGATGTCTGGTGCAAGCACTGGCACGGCCCCCTCTTTGCCAGCAGGGGCACACTTTCGAGCAAAGAAAATCTTTCGCATCTGCCTGTCGAGGAATTCGATCCCGGTGACACCCTATCCATTACCGGCATCCACATGCAAACCTACTCAACATCACACGATGTCATCAATCCAGTCGGCTATCGATTCGATGCCCTCGATGATTCCATCGGCATTGCCACCGACACCGGAGAGCTATCGAGCCAAGCCATGAACACCCTCAAAGATTGTCGAGTCCTCGCGCTCGAAAGCAACCACGATGTGACTATGCTGCGCGAGGGAGAATATCCCCGCTTTCTTCAGGAGCGCATCCTGTCTGCAAGGGGACACCTCTCCAACGACCAAGCCGCCGAAGCCGCGCGCGAACTTGTTACCGATCGCACCGAACAGCTCATTGCCATGCATATCAGCCAAGATAACAATCGTCCGAGCCTTACCGTCAAAAGCTATGCCAAAGCTCTAGCCGCAACCCTGGATGACGAGGTCGGTAGCTCCGCCACCCTTCTCCAAGGATCGCGAAAACTCTCGATACGCCCTGCAAGTCAGTATCAACCGACAACCATTGTATAG